In a single window of the Gossypium hirsutum isolate 1008001.06 chromosome A13, Gossypium_hirsutum_v2.1, whole genome shotgun sequence genome:
- the LOC107893376 gene encoding kinesin-like protein KIN-7B isoform X2: MVGTPATPLCKVQRTPAMTPGGGPKVREERILVTVRMRPLNQREQAMYDLIAWDCVDDHTIVFKNPNHERPANQYSFDRVFDPSSTTRKVYEDGAKDVALSALTGINATIFAYGQTSSGKTFTMRGITENAVKDIYEHIKNTQERDFVLKLSAMEIYNETVVDLLNRDSGSLRLLDDPEKGTIVEKLVEEVVKDSQHLKHLIGICEAQRQVGETALNDKSSRSHQIIRLTIESSLRENTECVKSFLASLNLVDLAGSERVSQTNADGVRLKEGSHINRSLLTLTTVIRKLSGGKKSGHIPYRDSKLTRILQNSLGGNARTAIICTISPALSHVEQTRNTLTFATSAKEVINNAHVNMIISDKRLVKHLQKEVARLEAKLRSPEPTSASCLQSLLMEKELKIQEMEREMEELKRQRDIAHSQLEQERKARKVQKGLNQRGPSSKGVRCLSFDSEPVPGSPDARPRKTVGRYSTLRKSATSTDPSMLVHEIRKLEQRQRQLGEEANRALEVLHKEVSSHRLGNKETAEAIAKMLFEIKDMQAISSIPEDVMIGNGANLKEEITRLNSQGCTIESLEKKLENVQKSIDILVSSISNGEETPEFKTQLKKKKILPFTLKNSTNMQNIIRAPCSPLSSSHKIMEQDIENKAPEDNENVSSRSHKSPGSFKTPPSKADARQVSSREGAPATKQTNSVDVKKMQRMFKNAAEENIRSIRSYVTELKERVAKLQYQKQLLVCQVLELEEAKESGTDDAESGLQSPMPWHMVFEDQRKQIVMLWHLCHVSIIHRTQFYLLFRGDPADQIYMEVELRRLTWLEQQFAELGNASPALLGDEPAGLVASSIKALKQEREYLAKRVSSKLTVEERELLYLKWDVPAVGKQRRLQLVNKLWTDPLNMQHVQESAELVAKLVGFCESGEHLSKEMFELNFVTPSDKKSWMGWNLISNLLHL, from the exons ATGGTTGGGACACCAGCCACGCCGTTGTGTAAGGTCCAAAGGACTCCGGCGATGACTCCCGGAGGAGGACCTAAGGTTCGGGAGGAGAGGATTCTGGTGACGGTTCGGATGCGACCGTTGAATCAGAGAGAACAAGCAATGTATGATCTTATTGCTTGGGATTGTGTGGATGACCATACCATCGTTTTCAAGAATCCTAATCATGAACGCCCCGCTAATCAGTACAGCTTTG ATAGAGTATTTGATCCATCGAGCACTACTCGAAAGGTTTACGAAGATGGGGCTAAGGATGTTGCCTTATCTGCTCTTACAGGAATTAATG CAACAATCTTTGCATATGGGCAGACAAGTAGTGGGAAGACATTCACAATGAGAGGAATTACTGAAAATGCTGTGAAGGATATCTATGAACACATAAAAAAT ACTCAGGAGAGAGACTTTGTTTTGAAACTTTCTGCAATGGAGATTTACAATGAGACAGTTGTAGACCTTTTGAATCGTGATTCTGGTAGCTTAAGACTTTTGGATGATCCTGAG AAAGGTACCATTGTGGAAAAACTTGTTGAAGAAGTGGTCAAGGACAGCCAGCATTTGAAGCACTTAATTGGCATTTGTGaag CACAACGGCAGGTGGGAGAAACAGCTTTGAACGATAAAAGCTCAAGGTCTCATCAGATTATCAGGCTG ACAATTGAAAGTAGTCTTCGGGAAAATACGGAATGTGTGAAGTCTTTCTTAGCAAGTTTG AATCTTGTAGACCTCGCAGGGAGTGAACGTGTCTCTCAGACAAATGCTGATGGTGTAAGATTAAAGGAAGGTAGTCATATTAATCGCAGCTTGTTGACACTCACAACAGTGATTAGAAAGCTAAG TGGTGGAAAAAAAAGTGGTCACATACCATATAGAGATTCAAAACTTACACGAATACTGCAGAACTCACTTGGGGGGAACGCTCGAACAGCTATCATATGTACAATAAGTCCAGCTTTAAGTCATGTCGAGCAAACTAGGAATACTCTCACTTTCGCAACTAGTGCAAAGGAAGTAATCAACAATGCTCATGTAAACATG ATTATTTCAGACAAAAGATTAGTAAAGCATTTGCAGAAAGAAGTGGCAAGGCTTGAAGCTAAACTACGAAGTCCGGAGCCTACTTCTGCCTCATGCTTACAATCTTTATTGATGGAAAAGGAATTGAAAATCCAAGAG ATGGAGAGGGAAATGGAAGAGTTAAAGCGCCAGAGAGACATTGCACATTCCCAGCTAGAACAAGAAAGAAAAGCACGCAAGGTACAAAAG GGATTGAATCAACGTGGACCTTCTAGCAAAGGAGTTAGATGTCTCTCTTTTGATAGTGAACCAGTTCCAGGCTCTCCGGATGCTCGGCCTAGGAAAACAGTTGGAAGATATTCGACACTAAGGAAGTCAGCTACATCAACAGATCCATCCATGCTTGTGCATGAAATTCGGAAGCTCGAGCAGCGACAGAGACAGCTTGGTGAGGAAGCAAATCGGGCACTTGAAGTACTACATAAAGAAGTTTCTTCCCATAGATTAGGGAATAAAGAAACTGCTGAAGCAATAGCAAAGATGCTGTTCGAAATCAAGGATATGCAGGCAATTAGCTCTATTCCTGAAGATGTTATGATAGGGAATGGGGCTAACTTGAAAGAAGAGATTACTCGGTTAAACTCTCAAGGGTGCACTATTGAATCACTAGAGAAGAAGCTTGAGAATGTTCAGAAATCTATAGACATTCTGGTTTCATCTATTTCGAATGGTGAAGAGACGCCTGAGTTTAAGACCcagttgaagaaaaagaaaattcttcCTTTCACGTTGAAGAACAGCACGAACATGCAAAATATAATAAGGGCTCCATGCTCGCCATTATCTTCATCTCATAAGATAATGGAACAAGATATTGAGAACAAGGCCCCTGAGGATAATGAAAATGTCTCCTCTCGCAGCCATAAATCGCCGGGCTCGTTTAAAACTCCTCCTTCAAAGGCTGATGCTAGACAGGTCTCATCTAGAGAGGGAGCTCCGGCTACGAAGCAAACCAATTCAGTTGATGTTAAGAAAATGCAGAGGATGTTCAAGAATGCAGCTGAGGAGAACATACGCAGCATCAGATCTTACGTCACTGAGTTGAAAGAACGAGTTGCAAAGCTACAATATCAGAAGCAGCTTCTGGTTTGCCAG GTGTTGGAGCTGGAAGAAGCAAAGGAGTCTGGAACAGATGATGCAGAAAGTGGTCTTCAATCCCCGATGCCATGGCACATGGTGTTCGAGGATCAAAGGAAGCAGATTGTCATGTTATGGCACTTGTGCCATGTTTCAATCATACATCGTACACAGTTTTATTTGCTGTTCAGGGGAGACCCAGCTGATCAGATATATATGGAAGTTGAGCTTAGAAGGTTGACATGGTTGGAGCAGCAGTTTGCAGAGCTTGGCAATGCTAGCCCAGCTCTTTTAGGCGATGAACCGGCAGGTTTAGTTGCATCAAG CATCAAAGCACTGAAGCAAGAAAGAGAGTATCTAGCAAAGAGGGTGAGCTCAAAACTGACAGTAGAAGAAAGGGAATTGCTGTATTTGAAATGGGATGTTCCAGCAGTAGGCAAACAAAGGAGACTGCAATTGGTTAACAAATTATGGACTGACCCACTGAACATGCAACATGTGCAAGAGAGTGCCGAGTTGGTGGCCAAGCTGGTTGGGTTTTGTGAGTCAGGTGAACATCTTAGCAAAGAGATGTTTGAACTAAACTTTGTTACCCCTTCTGATAAAAAGTCATGGATGGGCTGGAATTTGATTTCCAATCTCTTgcatttgtaa
- the LOC107893376 gene encoding kinesin-like protein KIN-7B isoform X1, protein MVGTPATPLCKVQRTPAMTPGGGPKVREERILVTVRMRPLNQREQAMYDLIAWDCVDDHTIVFKNPNHERPANQYSFDRVFDPSSTTRKVYEDGAKDVALSALTGINATIFAYGQTSSGKTFTMRGITENAVKDIYEHIKNTQERDFVLKLSAMEIYNETVVDLLNRDSGSLRLLDDPEKGTIVEKLVEEVVKDSQHLKHLIGICEAQRQVGETALNDKSSRSHQIIRLTIESSLRENTECVKSFLASLNLVDLAGSERVSQTNADGVRLKEGSHINRSLLTLTTVIRKLSSGGKKSGHIPYRDSKLTRILQNSLGGNARTAIICTISPALSHVEQTRNTLTFATSAKEVINNAHVNMIISDKRLVKHLQKEVARLEAKLRSPEPTSASCLQSLLMEKELKIQEMEREMEELKRQRDIAHSQLEQERKARKVQKGLNQRGPSSKGVRCLSFDSEPVPGSPDARPRKTVGRYSTLRKSATSTDPSMLVHEIRKLEQRQRQLGEEANRALEVLHKEVSSHRLGNKETAEAIAKMLFEIKDMQAISSIPEDVMIGNGANLKEEITRLNSQGCTIESLEKKLENVQKSIDILVSSISNGEETPEFKTQLKKKKILPFTLKNSTNMQNIIRAPCSPLSSSHKIMEQDIENKAPEDNENVSSRSHKSPGSFKTPPSKADARQVSSREGAPATKQTNSVDVKKMQRMFKNAAEENIRSIRSYVTELKERVAKLQYQKQLLVCQVLELEEAKESGTDDAESGLQSPMPWHMVFEDQRKQIVMLWHLCHVSIIHRTQFYLLFRGDPADQIYMEVELRRLTWLEQQFAELGNASPALLGDEPAGLVASSIKALKQEREYLAKRVSSKLTVEERELLYLKWDVPAVGKQRRLQLVNKLWTDPLNMQHVQESAELVAKLVGFCESGEHLSKEMFELNFVTPSDKKSWMGWNLISNLLHL, encoded by the exons ATGGTTGGGACACCAGCCACGCCGTTGTGTAAGGTCCAAAGGACTCCGGCGATGACTCCCGGAGGAGGACCTAAGGTTCGGGAGGAGAGGATTCTGGTGACGGTTCGGATGCGACCGTTGAATCAGAGAGAACAAGCAATGTATGATCTTATTGCTTGGGATTGTGTGGATGACCATACCATCGTTTTCAAGAATCCTAATCATGAACGCCCCGCTAATCAGTACAGCTTTG ATAGAGTATTTGATCCATCGAGCACTACTCGAAAGGTTTACGAAGATGGGGCTAAGGATGTTGCCTTATCTGCTCTTACAGGAATTAATG CAACAATCTTTGCATATGGGCAGACAAGTAGTGGGAAGACATTCACAATGAGAGGAATTACTGAAAATGCTGTGAAGGATATCTATGAACACATAAAAAAT ACTCAGGAGAGAGACTTTGTTTTGAAACTTTCTGCAATGGAGATTTACAATGAGACAGTTGTAGACCTTTTGAATCGTGATTCTGGTAGCTTAAGACTTTTGGATGATCCTGAG AAAGGTACCATTGTGGAAAAACTTGTTGAAGAAGTGGTCAAGGACAGCCAGCATTTGAAGCACTTAATTGGCATTTGTGaag CACAACGGCAGGTGGGAGAAACAGCTTTGAACGATAAAAGCTCAAGGTCTCATCAGATTATCAGGCTG ACAATTGAAAGTAGTCTTCGGGAAAATACGGAATGTGTGAAGTCTTTCTTAGCAAGTTTG AATCTTGTAGACCTCGCAGGGAGTGAACGTGTCTCTCAGACAAATGCTGATGGTGTAAGATTAAAGGAAGGTAGTCATATTAATCGCAGCTTGTTGACACTCACAACAGTGATTAGAAAGCTAAG CAGTGGTGGAAAAAAAAGTGGTCACATACCATATAGAGATTCAAAACTTACACGAATACTGCAGAACTCACTTGGGGGGAACGCTCGAACAGCTATCATATGTACAATAAGTCCAGCTTTAAGTCATGTCGAGCAAACTAGGAATACTCTCACTTTCGCAACTAGTGCAAAGGAAGTAATCAACAATGCTCATGTAAACATG ATTATTTCAGACAAAAGATTAGTAAAGCATTTGCAGAAAGAAGTGGCAAGGCTTGAAGCTAAACTACGAAGTCCGGAGCCTACTTCTGCCTCATGCTTACAATCTTTATTGATGGAAAAGGAATTGAAAATCCAAGAG ATGGAGAGGGAAATGGAAGAGTTAAAGCGCCAGAGAGACATTGCACATTCCCAGCTAGAACAAGAAAGAAAAGCACGCAAGGTACAAAAG GGATTGAATCAACGTGGACCTTCTAGCAAAGGAGTTAGATGTCTCTCTTTTGATAGTGAACCAGTTCCAGGCTCTCCGGATGCTCGGCCTAGGAAAACAGTTGGAAGATATTCGACACTAAGGAAGTCAGCTACATCAACAGATCCATCCATGCTTGTGCATGAAATTCGGAAGCTCGAGCAGCGACAGAGACAGCTTGGTGAGGAAGCAAATCGGGCACTTGAAGTACTACATAAAGAAGTTTCTTCCCATAGATTAGGGAATAAAGAAACTGCTGAAGCAATAGCAAAGATGCTGTTCGAAATCAAGGATATGCAGGCAATTAGCTCTATTCCTGAAGATGTTATGATAGGGAATGGGGCTAACTTGAAAGAAGAGATTACTCGGTTAAACTCTCAAGGGTGCACTATTGAATCACTAGAGAAGAAGCTTGAGAATGTTCAGAAATCTATAGACATTCTGGTTTCATCTATTTCGAATGGTGAAGAGACGCCTGAGTTTAAGACCcagttgaagaaaaagaaaattcttcCTTTCACGTTGAAGAACAGCACGAACATGCAAAATATAATAAGGGCTCCATGCTCGCCATTATCTTCATCTCATAAGATAATGGAACAAGATATTGAGAACAAGGCCCCTGAGGATAATGAAAATGTCTCCTCTCGCAGCCATAAATCGCCGGGCTCGTTTAAAACTCCTCCTTCAAAGGCTGATGCTAGACAGGTCTCATCTAGAGAGGGAGCTCCGGCTACGAAGCAAACCAATTCAGTTGATGTTAAGAAAATGCAGAGGATGTTCAAGAATGCAGCTGAGGAGAACATACGCAGCATCAGATCTTACGTCACTGAGTTGAAAGAACGAGTTGCAAAGCTACAATATCAGAAGCAGCTTCTGGTTTGCCAG GTGTTGGAGCTGGAAGAAGCAAAGGAGTCTGGAACAGATGATGCAGAAAGTGGTCTTCAATCCCCGATGCCATGGCACATGGTGTTCGAGGATCAAAGGAAGCAGATTGTCATGTTATGGCACTTGTGCCATGTTTCAATCATACATCGTACACAGTTTTATTTGCTGTTCAGGGGAGACCCAGCTGATCAGATATATATGGAAGTTGAGCTTAGAAGGTTGACATGGTTGGAGCAGCAGTTTGCAGAGCTTGGCAATGCTAGCCCAGCTCTTTTAGGCGATGAACCGGCAGGTTTAGTTGCATCAAG CATCAAAGCACTGAAGCAAGAAAGAGAGTATCTAGCAAAGAGGGTGAGCTCAAAACTGACAGTAGAAGAAAGGGAATTGCTGTATTTGAAATGGGATGTTCCAGCAGTAGGCAAACAAAGGAGACTGCAATTGGTTAACAAATTATGGACTGACCCACTGAACATGCAACATGTGCAAGAGAGTGCCGAGTTGGTGGCCAAGCTGGTTGGGTTTTGTGAGTCAGGTGAACATCTTAGCAAAGAGATGTTTGAACTAAACTTTGTTACCCCTTCTGATAAAAAGTCATGGATGGGCTGGAATTTGATTTCCAATCTCTTgcatttgtaa